In a single window of the Leptospira harrisiae genome:
- a CDS encoding DUF389 domain-containing protein yields MASQKNPIVSIFQWLAPRFHLFDDLDKPGTIESIQKGAELKGSNLWTLIFAIFIASIGLNVNSTAVIIGAMLVSPLMGPIVGIGFAAATNDFDNLKKFLRALALATLASITTSFIYFSLSPISEAQSELLARTSPTIYDALIAIFGGATGIIANTRKEKGTAIAGVAIATALMPPLCTAGYGLSQGNWSYFFGASYLYLINSIFIAITTFIFVRYMEFPKVSWGLYKEKERKVKIYLGIFTLVLLIPSVFTAYQIVRSSYFKGKAEEFIRSEILIDNRRVLEKEIRYEKEPTIELTIIGPRIDETHEKELQNKLKYYNLTNTKLILHQDLSATNVDKLKFEILSEIYKNQMSIGQTNTEMVSKEIQIFFPNLVSASFTKTKKFDMNQNLYLDTNLFDSEWTKLPTQKEKIQLERYLQLRTGEKQIELITREVLKN; encoded by the coding sequence ATGGCATCTCAAAAGAATCCGATTGTTTCTATTTTTCAATGGTTAGCACCAAGATTCCATCTCTTTGATGATTTGGATAAACCAGGCACGATTGAGTCCATTCAAAAAGGTGCTGAATTAAAAGGATCCAATCTCTGGACTTTGATCTTTGCGATTTTTATTGCAAGCATCGGACTCAATGTCAACTCCACTGCTGTCATCATCGGCGCCATGCTCGTTTCTCCTCTAATGGGACCCATAGTCGGGATTGGATTTGCTGCCGCAACTAACGACTTTGACAACTTAAAAAAATTCCTTCGTGCATTGGCACTGGCCACACTCGCAAGTATAACCACTTCATTTATTTACTTTTCCTTATCACCGATTAGCGAAGCACAGTCGGAACTACTCGCAAGAACCTCACCAACCATTTACGATGCACTGATCGCCATCTTTGGTGGTGCCACAGGAATCATCGCCAATACAAGAAAAGAAAAAGGAACCGCCATTGCCGGTGTTGCCATTGCGACCGCTCTTATGCCCCCACTCTGTACTGCAGGGTATGGCCTTTCGCAAGGGAACTGGTCTTATTTTTTTGGCGCCAGTTATCTTTATCTAATCAATTCCATCTTCATTGCCATCACTACCTTTATTTTTGTTCGGTATATGGAATTTCCAAAAGTAAGTTGGGGTTTGTACAAAGAAAAAGAAAGAAAGGTAAAAATTTATTTAGGAATATTTACGCTGGTTCTTCTCATTCCATCCGTCTTTACTGCTTATCAAATTGTAAGGTCATCTTACTTTAAAGGAAAAGCAGAAGAATTCATTCGTAGTGAAATTTTAATTGATAACCGGCGAGTTCTGGAAAAAGAAATCAGATACGAAAAAGAACCGACCATTGAACTCACAATCATTGGCCCTAGAATTGATGAAACCCATGAGAAAGAATTACAAAACAAATTAAAGTATTACAACCTAACAAATACAAAACTTATCTTACACCAAGACCTATCCGCAACAAATGTAGATAAATTAAAATTCGAAATCCTATCTGAAATTTATAAAAACCAAATGAGTATTGGGCAAACAAACACAGAAATGGTCTCAAAAGAAATTCAGATTTTTTTTCCAAATCTAGTTTCTGCAAGTTTTACAAAAACCAAAAAGTTTGATATGAACCAAAACCTATATTTGGATACCAATCTTTTTGATTCGGAATGGACAAAACTCCCAACTCAAAAAGAAAAAATACAACTAGAACGATACTTACAACTACGAACGGGAGAAAAACAAATCGAACTGATTACAAGGGAAGTGTTAAAAAACTAG
- a CDS encoding chemotaxis protein CheX translates to MQIKADFINPFLEAATIVFRDVLQQDLIRGKIGIKDSPAPSHEIAIIIGVVGSFSGEVVYSMNLDAAYKVSRKLVPGLSDEDVKNEYKDILGEIANMTTGNAMNIFTSAGQSVEITTPNIQETNNTSVRFNKKPTLSINLYSKFGRIEVNVAIA, encoded by the coding sequence ATGCAAATTAAAGCCGACTTCATCAACCCCTTCCTGGAAGCAGCTACCATCGTGTTTCGCGATGTCCTACAACAGGATCTCATCCGAGGAAAAATCGGAATCAAGGATTCTCCTGCGCCAAGCCATGAAATTGCAATCATCATCGGTGTGGTGGGATCTTTTAGTGGGGAAGTGGTTTATAGTATGAACCTCGATGCTGCTTACAAAGTGTCTCGCAAACTGGTCCCAGGCCTTTCCGATGAAGATGTTAAAAATGAATACAAAGACATCCTAGGTGAGATTGCCAACATGACCACTGGTAATGCGATGAACATTTTTACCTCTGCTGGCCAATCTGTAGAAATTACTACACCTAACATCCAAGAAACAAATAACACTTCAGTTCGGTTCAATAAAAAACCAACTCTCTCTATTAACTTATATTCTAAGTTTGGAAGAATCGAAGTGAATGTTGCGATTGCTTAA
- a CDS encoding LIC_11490 family protein, with translation MLFAAFAMILVGVLCFVYVALSPQKSKPAAYSPRKTQTPGQYRMPQNPSVSPQLDERIRRERAISDDKHLSYSLPEEVTPSVVQKSEVLLPTEDGNLEQEPQAPKESRFQIEGTLFLDYSGKLTFGEESSDIDSMEDGLKNFKRIGSGSLREENGKFLFHSGNVTYTYTPEELEQVVLHNQGIVFLLKDTKAPKPVFFTKDIDTFKDFLKQAALV, from the coding sequence ATGTTGTTTGCAGCCTTTGCTATGATCCTTGTGGGTGTCCTATGTTTTGTTTACGTAGCCCTATCCCCACAAAAATCCAAACCAGCTGCCTATTCGCCAAGAAAAACACAAACCCCTGGGCAATACCGTATGCCACAAAACCCTTCTGTTTCGCCCCAATTGGATGAGCGGATTCGAAGGGAACGAGCCATCTCGGATGACAAACACCTTTCCTATTCTTTGCCAGAAGAAGTGACTCCGTCTGTAGTGCAAAAATCTGAAGTTTTACTTCCGACAGAAGACGGAAATTTGGAACAAGAGCCTCAGGCTCCCAAGGAAAGTAGGTTTCAGATTGAAGGCACTTTGTTTTTGGATTATTCCGGTAAACTTACGTTTGGTGAAGAATCATCAGACATTGATTCTATGGAAGATGGCCTGAAAAATTTCAAACGAATTGGTTCGGGAAGTTTGAGGGAAGAAAATGGAAAGTTTTTGTTTCATTCGGGAAATGTAACTTATACATACACACCTGAAGAATTAGAACAAGTGGTTCTCCATAACCAAGGGATCGTGTTTCTTTTGAAAGATACAAAAGCACCAAAACCAGTGTTTTTCACAAAGGACATTGACACCTTTAAAGACTTCTTAAAACAAGCTGCTTTAGTTTAA
- a CDS encoding tetratricopeptide repeat protein, with protein sequence MKGLLLFRKFILSFSLFFCFAILNGNPILYAQTTELFLPFPETWTKDSGNERTEKPTNLQTDGSSIVSSNSEINSKTQNSSSNQNNPESTTTKNQSSDRQETTATNAKPLDKKKKKKEVIDPSKASFQKGKAYLTRGQKKSAESEFADSYGKEGDAAKFSRVENTNLFGLDGKEKDSAGLVEKQEDSDLKIKTQFELARSLDRIGNADSEEKAYKEYLKLVTEFPKHPDLTPRSHYAMAVLLIRKKEFRSAAHQLVNIIKNFKESSEFLPAHYYLGKVYESSWEERDLERALKYYQLYMNGVEGKTPVPGYDFRKETRERLRVLGSSI encoded by the coding sequence ATGAAGGGTTTGTTGTTGTTTCGTAAATTTATTTTGTCATTTTCGTTATTCTTTTGTTTTGCCATCTTAAACGGTAATCCCATACTATATGCCCAAACAACGGAATTGTTTTTACCATTCCCGGAAACTTGGACAAAAGATTCAGGAAATGAACGAACAGAGAAACCAACAAACCTTCAAACAGATGGTTCATCGATAGTAAGTTCTAACTCCGAAATTAATTCCAAAACTCAAAACTCTTCTTCCAATCAAAACAATCCAGAATCAACTACAACTAAGAATCAATCGTCAGATCGTCAAGAGACTACTGCTACAAACGCAAAACCTTTGGATAAAAAGAAAAAAAAGAAGGAAGTGATCGATCCATCCAAGGCTTCTTTCCAAAAAGGAAAGGCTTATTTAACCAGAGGACAAAAGAAATCCGCCGAATCGGAGTTTGCTGATTCTTATGGAAAAGAAGGAGATGCTGCAAAGTTCTCTCGAGTGGAAAATACAAATCTTTTTGGATTGGATGGGAAAGAAAAGGATTCCGCTGGTCTTGTCGAAAAACAAGAAGATTCTGATCTCAAAATCAAAACACAATTTGAACTGGCACGCTCTTTGGATCGAATTGGAAATGCTGATTCAGAAGAAAAGGCATATAAAGAATACTTAAAACTTGTGACTGAGTTTCCGAAACACCCTGACCTTACACCTAGATCGCATTATGCGATGGCAGTTTTACTCATTCGTAAAAAGGAATTTCGTTCTGCTGCCCACCAACTTGTGAATATCATAAAAAATTTTAAAGAATCTTCAGAGTTTCTTCCAGCACATTATTACTTGGGAAAGGTTTATGAAAGTAGTTGGGAAGAACGAGATTTGGAACGCGCACTAAAATACTATCAACTCTATATGAACGGAGTGGAAGGAAAAACTCCCGTGCCTGGATATGATTTTAGAAAAGAAACCCGAGAGAGACTCCGGGTTTTAGGTTCTTCGATTTAA
- a CDS encoding ATP-binding cassette domain-containing protein: MIQASGITVSFGKKPLFENVSIKFKPECRYGLIGANGSGKSTFMKVLAGILQPTAGSVVVDKDKKVGYLKQDHYEYENETVLGTVLRGNPELWNLMSERDVIYAKEDMTDEEGIRISEIEEQFADMGGYEAESVAGELLEGLGIPTSAHSRPLNFLTGGFKLRVLLAQVLFLKPDVLLLDEPTNHLDIKTIHWLEELLINYEGVVIVISHDRHFINSVATHIADLDYNTIRMFPGNYDDFMIAAEQSREQLMSDSKRAKEKIADLQEFVSRFSANASKSKQATSRQKMIEKIKADMVDVKPSSRVAPYIRFKAKRTLGKDVFEAINISKAYDEKPVIKEFSTSITKGEKVGIVGTNGVGKTTLLKMLLKKLEPDSGQVKWGDSVETSFFPQDHREAMEPDADTLVEWLLRNAPQGTEVQEIRAILGRMLFSGDMANKSTTVLSGGEKSRMIIGKMILAGDNVIALDEPTNHLDLETIEALNYALSLFEGTVILVSHDREFISSLCTRIIEVTPEGIKDFKGNYEEFLEREGNDFYKRLTGGAILST; encoded by the coding sequence ATGATCCAAGCTAGCGGCATTACAGTCTCCTTCGGGAAAAAACCTCTTTTCGAAAACGTCTCCATTAAATTCAAACCGGAATGCCGTTACGGTCTGATCGGAGCCAATGGTTCCGGAAAATCGACCTTTATGAAGGTTTTAGCCGGTATTTTGCAGCCTACAGCCGGTTCTGTTGTCGTAGACAAGGACAAAAAGGTAGGATACCTCAAACAGGACCACTACGAATACGAAAATGAGACTGTTCTAGGCACCGTCCTACGGGGAAATCCTGAACTTTGGAACCTTATGTCGGAACGAGATGTCATCTACGCGAAAGAGGACATGACAGACGAAGAAGGGATCAGAATTTCTGAAATTGAAGAACAATTTGCCGACATGGGTGGGTACGAAGCCGAATCTGTTGCCGGTGAACTTCTCGAAGGCCTAGGAATTCCCACCTCGGCCCATAGCCGTCCCTTAAACTTCCTCACTGGCGGATTCAAACTCCGAGTCCTTCTCGCCCAAGTATTATTTTTAAAACCAGATGTGCTGCTTCTAGATGAACCAACGAACCACTTAGATATCAAAACCATCCACTGGTTGGAAGAACTCCTAATCAATTATGAAGGTGTGGTCATCGTCATTTCCCACGACCGTCACTTCATTAACTCAGTAGCCACACATATTGCCGATTTGGATTATAATACCATCCGTATGTTCCCAGGAAACTACGATGACTTTATGATTGCAGCCGAACAATCTCGCGAACAACTGATGAGCGATAGTAAACGTGCTAAAGAAAAAATTGCCGACTTACAAGAGTTTGTTTCCAGATTCTCTGCTAACGCCAGTAAATCGAAACAAGCCACTTCTCGCCAAAAGATGATCGAAAAAATCAAAGCAGATATGGTGGATGTAAAACCATCTTCAAGAGTTGCACCTTACATTCGTTTCAAGGCTAAACGTACTCTTGGGAAAGATGTATTTGAAGCCATTAATATTTCAAAAGCCTATGATGAAAAACCAGTAATCAAAGAGTTTAGTACTTCGATTACAAAAGGCGAAAAAGTTGGGATTGTCGGCACAAACGGCGTTGGTAAAACTACCCTTCTCAAAATGTTATTAAAAAAATTAGAACCAGATTCTGGCCAAGTGAAATGGGGGGATTCTGTCGAAACTTCATTTTTTCCGCAAGACCACCGTGAGGCGATGGAACCAGATGCAGACACTCTTGTTGAATGGTTGTTACGTAATGCTCCTCAAGGAACAGAAGTGCAAGAAATTCGTGCCATCCTTGGACGGATGCTTTTTTCGGGTGATATGGCAAACAAATCCACGACTGTTCTTTCCGGAGGGGAAAAATCAAGGATGATCATTGGTAAAATGATCCTTGCCGGAGACAACGTCATTGCACTTGACGAACCAACAAACCACTTGGATTTAGAAACCATTGAAGCTTTAAACTACGCCTTATCCTTGTTTGAGGGAACTGTGATTTTAGTTTCTCACGATAGGGAGTTTATCTCTTCACTTTGTACAAGAATCATCGAAGTGACTCCAGAAGGTATTAAGGACTTCAAAGGAAACTACGAAGAATTTTTGGAGAGAGAAGGAAACGATTTTTACAAACGACTTACTGGTGGAGCCATTCTTTCTACTTAA
- a CDS encoding gamma-aminobutyraldehyde dehydrogenase, whose translation MKEYKLWIDGKWTNTSGGKLMDIEDPATGKKIAKVIDASVADVDKAAKAAHKAFYDGRWSGLTPGERSKAIWKLADLLEEKTKEFAKAESLNAGKPYKNLSLAGDIPFAVDNIRFFATAARDVHGSRANEYQPGYTSILRREPVGVVGQIAPWNYPLLMAVWKFGPALAAGCTIILKPAPGTPITSLMLAELTKKAGIPDGVINIVTGGNATGQAIVDHPLVRMVSLTGSTGTGKNIMKSASDSLKRVHLELGGKAPLLVFDDVDVNLFAAKATFGATCNSGQDCTAATRIIVPKSLQKKITNAVVDAMKAVQVGDPFNDKTEMGPLISAIHRERVLGFMDRAKKQGAKILTGGSIPKGLDKGYFFAPTVITDVKQNYDIVQNEIFGPVLTIQTYDKEEEGIKLANDVNYGLASSIWTKDIARAMRVAKQFEFGTVWINDHLPLASETPHGGFKQSGFGKDLSIESVGDYLITKHVMVGGV comes from the coding sequence ATGAAAGAATATAAACTTTGGATTGATGGAAAGTGGACAAACACAAGTGGTGGAAAACTCATGGACATCGAAGATCCAGCCACTGGCAAAAAAATTGCTAAGGTGATCGACGCAAGTGTGGCCGATGTTGACAAAGCTGCCAAAGCCGCACATAAAGCTTTTTATGATGGAAGATGGTCTGGCCTCACTCCAGGGGAACGTTCTAAAGCCATTTGGAAACTTGCTGATCTTTTAGAAGAAAAAACAAAAGAGTTTGCGAAAGCAGAATCCCTGAATGCAGGGAAACCTTATAAAAACTTAAGCCTTGCGGGTGACATTCCTTTTGCAGTCGATAACATTCGTTTTTTTGCAACAGCAGCTCGTGACGTACATGGAAGTCGTGCAAACGAATACCAACCTGGATACACTTCTATCTTACGCCGGGAACCCGTTGGTGTGGTAGGCCAAATTGCTCCTTGGAATTATCCTCTACTTATGGCCGTTTGGAAGTTTGGACCTGCTCTTGCTGCCGGTTGTACAATCATTCTAAAACCAGCACCAGGAACACCAATCACCTCTCTCATGTTAGCTGAGCTAACGAAAAAAGCAGGAATCCCTGATGGTGTGATCAATATTGTCACCGGTGGAAATGCCACAGGCCAAGCCATAGTCGACCATCCACTTGTCAGAATGGTTTCTCTTACCGGCTCCACAGGAACTGGAAAAAATATTATGAAGTCGGCTTCCGATTCCTTAAAACGAGTGCATTTAGAACTCGGGGGAAAAGCACCACTTCTAGTGTTTGATGATGTGGACGTAAATCTTTTTGCCGCCAAAGCGACATTTGGTGCCACTTGCAATTCAGGACAAGACTGCACTGCTGCCACTAGAATCATCGTTCCCAAATCCTTACAGAAAAAAATCACCAATGCTGTTGTGGATGCAATGAAAGCTGTACAAGTGGGTGATCCCTTTAATGACAAAACAGAAATGGGCCCACTCATCTCTGCCATCCACAGAGAACGTGTCCTTGGGTTTATGGATCGTGCCAAAAAACAAGGAGCAAAAATTCTCACTGGTGGATCTATCCCCAAAGGTCTAGACAAAGGATACTTTTTTGCACCGACTGTCATCACCGATGTCAAACAAAACTATGACATAGTGCAGAACGAAATTTTTGGTCCGGTTCTTACCATCCAAACTTACGACAAAGAAGAAGAAGGAATTAAACTGGCAAACGATGTCAATTACGGTCTTGCTTCTTCCATCTGGACAAAGGACATAGCGCGCGCTATGCGAGTTGCAAAACAATTTGAATTTGGAACCGTTTGGATCAATGATCATCTTCCTCTTGCATCGGAAACACCTCATGGTGGATTCAAACAATCAGGTTTTGGAAAGGATCTCTCTATCGAATCAGTAGGTGATTATTTGATCACTAAACATGTAATGGTGGGTGGGGTTTAA
- a CDS encoding LIC_11485 family protein, with protein MDIKNINIPKVNVDTQKMMGAVDGLVDKIPSQVQDLLKKIAISLFVFFLIMAIYVGWTNGWENAKPQGMQLAQDTRSLFLTEIERDYNRKRKDVRMSDPEDLKYESNRRMQFDFISERESNGYTHDTIPEEQDFLGKEYDFRNRKAEDTSVPPIYTPSGDGLIPAPIDIQPVVPKEDSKTGSESDSESDLRMQRMLDRVSDLEKKVKAKNEEKNLETLKLPKPPESNEGFGKPRSLERIPKNLR; from the coding sequence GTGGATATCAAAAATATAAACATACCCAAAGTCAATGTAGACACCCAAAAGATGATGGGTGCTGTTGATGGACTCGTGGACAAAATTCCGTCACAAGTCCAAGACCTTCTCAAAAAAATCGCCATCTCATTATTTGTATTTTTTCTAATTATGGCAATTTATGTGGGATGGACCAACGGTTGGGAAAATGCCAAACCCCAAGGGATGCAACTGGCCCAAGATACTAGAAGTTTGTTTTTGACTGAGATTGAAAGGGACTACAATCGGAAAAGAAAAGATGTTCGTATGTCTGATCCTGAAGATTTAAAATACGAATCCAATCGCCGGATGCAATTTGATTTTATCAGTGAAAGAGAATCCAATGGATACACTCATGATACAATCCCTGAAGAACAAGATTTTTTAGGAAAAGAATACGACTTTAGAAATAGAAAAGCAGAAGACACATCGGTTCCTCCCATCTATACTCCGTCAGGTGATGGTTTGATTCCTGCTCCGATCGATATCCAACCGGTTGTACCAAAAGAAGATTCAAAAACTGGATCAGAATCCGATTCTGAATCAGACCTTCGTATGCAAAGGATGTTAGACCGAGTTTCTGATTTGGAAAAAAAAGTGAAGGCTAAAAACGAAGAGAAAAATTTAGAAACTTTGAAATTACCGAAACCTCCTGAATCAAACGAAGGTTTTGGGAAACCTCGAAGTTTAGAACGTATTCCAAAAAATTTACGATGA
- a CDS encoding Lsa36 family surface (lipo)protein: MRFLFSFLFFSFPFFLMGNSIEAQVLCLGGECSNIPSEYQLLGNFAEPVFDRIYTNGFLRSMGDNAVLQNLNSNQSGGSKVERYRLGLGYTVSQGQEKARDFYYENSELRTLPKKGVAASPSLSFTVNLGEWLNGPSAKQWNLTTHFFPYEFGEANIPFVKIRNTDVRGRVFNYGAVLRYFPIDSGFSFGIGVFQTNQDIYLNSYDRRPTQFRIDGDKRRWIGQNDLFYQSRIVSGSLDLKYKYTIGFLSIIPGIGLVYNHGFTAIQASRFAAISTMENPDDFGSSPSAIGIRLATRHNHRSGFGYGSLGLNIGMGSFSLVTELMAGKEMQSINLSLQKQF; encoded by the coding sequence ATGAGATTTTTATTCTCCTTTTTATTCTTTAGTTTCCCTTTTTTTCTTATGGGAAATTCAATTGAGGCGCAAGTTCTCTGTTTGGGAGGAGAATGTTCTAATATCCCGAGCGAATACCAATTGTTAGGAAATTTTGCAGAACCAGTTTTTGACAGAATTTATACGAATGGATTCCTTCGTTCGATGGGTGACAATGCGGTTTTACAGAATTTAAATTCCAACCAATCAGGTGGATCCAAAGTTGAACGTTACCGATTGGGACTTGGGTATACGGTTTCACAAGGCCAAGAAAAAGCTCGAGATTTTTATTATGAAAATTCGGAGCTAAGGACTCTTCCGAAAAAAGGAGTGGCTGCGTCACCTTCACTAAGTTTTACGGTGAACTTAGGTGAATGGCTGAATGGACCTTCTGCAAAACAATGGAATTTAACTACCCATTTTTTTCCTTATGAGTTTGGCGAAGCGAATATCCCTTTTGTAAAAATTAGGAATACGGATGTTAGGGGGCGCGTATTTAATTATGGCGCTGTCCTTAGATACTTTCCAATTGATTCCGGATTTTCCTTCGGCATTGGGGTATTTCAAACCAACCAAGATATTTATTTAAATTCCTATGACAGAAGACCCACACAATTTAGAATTGATGGAGACAAACGTCGTTGGATTGGCCAGAATGATTTGTTTTATCAGTCGAGAATTGTCTCTGGTTCTTTGGATTTAAAATATAAATATACGATCGGATTTTTATCGATCATTCCTGGAATCGGCCTTGTGTATAACCATGGTTTTACCGCTATTCAGGCGAGTCGGTTTGCTGCCATTTCTACCATGGAAAATCCAGATGACTTTGGTTCTTCGCCCAGTGCCATCGGCATTAGACTTGCCACAAGACACAACCATCGGTCTGGATTTGGATACGGAAGTTTGGGTCTAAACATTGGTATGGGGAGTTTTAGTTTAGTGACGGAATTAATGGCAGGGAAGGAGATGCAGTCGATCAACCTTTCCCTGCAGAAACAATTTTAA
- the rdgB gene encoding RdgB/HAM1 family non-canonical purine NTP pyrophosphatase encodes MTKRTLAFASGSLHKWKEMQMLLSPYGYEVVLPKDLGITFSPEETEKTFTGNSFIKSKELYRLTGFPAFADDSGISVPALGGEPGVYSARYGGPGLTDKERAEFLLQKLGESVNREAYYSCVVSYVDADNAVSFEGRVDGVICKDYDVESKYGFGYDPIFYFPPFGKRFSQVPESEKNTVSHRKKAMELFLDWLSNLK; translated from the coding sequence CTGACCAAAAGAACGTTAGCATTTGCGTCCGGAAGTTTACACAAGTGGAAGGAAATGCAAATGTTACTATCGCCTTACGGTTACGAGGTAGTCTTACCAAAAGATTTAGGCATCACCTTTTCTCCAGAAGAAACGGAAAAAACGTTTACCGGAAATTCCTTCATCAAATCAAAAGAACTCTATCGGCTCACTGGTTTTCCTGCTTTTGCAGACGATTCGGGGATATCTGTTCCAGCTCTTGGTGGGGAACCTGGTGTCTATTCGGCAAGGTATGGCGGTCCAGGACTTACTGACAAAGAACGTGCGGAATTTCTTTTACAAAAGTTAGGTGAAAGTGTAAATCGAGAAGCATACTATAGTTGTGTAGTAAGTTATGTAGATGCAGACAATGCAGTTTCATTTGAAGGCCGAGTGGACGGTGTTATTTGTAAGGATTATGATGTGGAAAGTAAATATGGATTTGGTTATGATCCAATTTTTTATTTTCCGCCATTTGGGAAACGGTTTTCCCAGGTTCCTGAATCCGAAAAAAATACAGTTTCCCATCGCAAAAAAGCAATGGAACTTTTTTTAGATTGGCTTTCCAATCTAAAGTAA
- a CDS encoding OmpA family protein — protein MARILIIILLLFGNGLTSSQSIKNGIQVLEGDLLNTGHLLRTDKQVFRIQSGVLQEELAYLAGKKIRMLCDVLGETCNPIRYEMEPFESGKTPDWTLKKIPRYVTGGLFSFNPQCTPDGKILFWTALVKEGGRSTQKIWAAKRDQYGFWMQGEQLPTPLNNRFPSAVISALPGGNELFVFGNFGEEEMLDNLKREMMYKSQIASREAQNPKEFHIVLTKLETEYKERTDKIQNRAPLYKTRKTESGWSMPTPINFPSFYNWYKKADNPNQQVFGGSALASSGRTLLYSAQQKKNFGKLDLYVSLQNESGIFEEGINLGNTINTGEEEMAPFLAPDDKTLYFSSSGRKEGISIFITRRQNDTWTSWSEPQELSSNLRGVNFFSIPAVGNWAYVSREGELYMAAIPNHFQPEPVVVIKGKVVDEEGKPLSAFVQYESLTRKKSIGSTVSDPTTGEFSIILPYEENYGFYGEKEGYLPVSQNLNLVGKEKEDKEKTVLLVLPKLKKGNQIVMNNLFFAFRSAELTKESEPELDRLAGILRKSANLKILIEGHTDNVGTKSANQKLSLERANSVANYLKSKHKIEEMRIAVMGFGPSVPLADNQTEEGRGTNRRVVFKISEE, from the coding sequence ATGGCACGGATTCTCATCATCATTCTCCTCCTTTTTGGGAATGGGCTCACAAGCTCACAAAGTATAAAAAATGGAATCCAGGTTTTGGAGGGGGACCTCTTAAATACCGGACATCTCCTCCGCACAGACAAACAAGTTTTTCGGATTCAGTCAGGTGTTTTACAAGAAGAATTGGCTTACTTGGCTGGGAAAAAGATACGGATGTTATGCGATGTGTTAGGTGAGACTTGCAATCCCATTCGTTACGAAATGGAACCATTCGAATCTGGCAAAACACCAGATTGGACTTTAAAAAAAATCCCTCGTTATGTGACTGGGGGCCTGTTTTCGTTTAACCCGCAGTGTACTCCAGATGGAAAAATTCTATTTTGGACAGCCCTTGTCAAGGAAGGGGGAAGGTCCACACAGAAAATTTGGGCCGCCAAACGAGACCAATACGGGTTTTGGATGCAAGGAGAACAACTTCCTACTCCACTCAATAACCGTTTTCCATCTGCGGTGATTTCTGCTCTTCCCGGTGGGAATGAACTTTTTGTTTTTGGTAATTTTGGTGAAGAGGAGATGTTGGATAACTTAAAACGAGAGATGATGTACAAATCTCAAATTGCATCCAGGGAAGCCCAAAATCCAAAAGAGTTTCATATCGTTTTGACAAAGTTAGAAACGGAATACAAGGAACGAACCGATAAAATTCAAAATCGGGCACCTCTGTACAAAACACGTAAAACAGAATCAGGTTGGTCTATGCCAACCCCAATTAATTTTCCTAGTTTTTACAATTGGTATAAAAAAGCAGACAATCCAAACCAACAGGTGTTTGGTGGTTCTGCTTTGGCATCGAGTGGTCGGACTTTGCTTTATTCTGCCCAACAAAAGAAAAATTTTGGTAAGTTGGATTTGTATGTAAGTTTACAAAATGAGTCTGGTATATTTGAAGAAGGGATCAATTTAGGAAATACTATCAATACTGGTGAAGAGGAGATGGCACCTTTCCTTGCTCCCGATGACAAAACCTTATACTTCTCTTCCTCTGGAAGGAAAGAGGGAATCTCCATTTTTATCACAAGAAGACAAAATGATACCTGGACTTCTTGGTCAGAACCACAAGAGTTATCTTCTAACCTAAGAGGTGTTAATTTTTTTAGCATCCCGGCAGTGGGAAATTGGGCCTATGTTTCTCGGGAAGGGGAATTGTATATGGCGGCCATTCCCAATCATTTCCAACCAGAACCTGTGGTGGTGATTAAAGGAAAGGTAGTTGATGAAGAAGGAAAACCACTTTCGGCTTTTGTGCAGTATGAATCTTTAACTAGAAAAAAATCCATCGGTTCGACTGTGAGTGATCCAACTACTGGCGAATTTAGCATCATACTTCCGTATGAGGAAAACTATGGGTTTTATGGAGAGAAGGAAGGTTACCTCCCTGTTTCACAAAACCTCAATTTGGTGGGTAAAGAAAAAGAAGACAAAGAAAAAACTGTCCTTCTTGTGCTTCCCAAGTTGAAAAAAGGAAACCAAATTGTGATGAACAATTTATTCTTTGCCTTCCGTTCTGCAGAACTCACCAAGGAATCGGAGCCAGAACTAGACAGATTGGCAGGTATTTTAAGGAAATCTGCAAATCTAAAGATTCTTATCGAAGGACATACGGACAATGTGGGAACCAAATCTGCCAATCAAAAGTTGTCTCTGGAAAGAGCAAATTCGGTTGCTAATTATTTAAAGTCTAAACATAAAATAGAAGAGATGCGGATTGCTGTGATGGGATTTGGACCCTCGGTTCCATTAGCGGATAATCAGACCGAAGAAGGTCGCGGGACCAACCGAAGGGTCGTCTTTAAAATTTCGGAAGAGTAA